Genomic DNA from Lycorma delicatula isolate Av1 chromosome 5, ASM4794821v1, whole genome shotgun sequence:
ttttcaaggataaaataaggttttttccTTTCCAaggaaaggaaaatgaaaaaaaattcattctatttcCGTATAAAATAGAGCATATatgaacttataattttaatttatgtaaattatgtatacagatagtttataaaaacagtttcaacAATTCAGAGGATGATCCCccacatcaaaataaagaaaaactttataccAACGTATGTCCGAAAACACTTAGTTTATCAGCTATCccccattttgtatttttaacataaaaatttattttccaggaATGGTTAATCATATCtagctgaaattttgtatactgctAGAGCAcctttacttgtataaaaataatgaatctgatCTCTCAGTCGTTTTCAAAATAACAACCATGTAAACTTTATAACCATAATATCTTTATAACCACtggtttatttatatgttatgttaATTACAAAAAGGAATGTTAAGCATCTTATGACATTGAAAATAGTTTGCATTAAAACAAATGTTGTAATTAACAAATCattgttgtaaatgtaaataaaagttaatacacAGTTTGTCTTTTGTTATTGACCAAATTGACCAAGGGAATTCATTGATCTGTGTTATACaagttatctaattattttttttaactttatcttattGACCATGGCAGGTAATGTGAATCATTTATCCTAACTTGGAAATGGCTGATATGCATTTAATTTATGGTCTCACACGTTGCAACACCCTTAATGTGAGACAGATGTGTTAGGAACACTTTCCCAATTTGGTATTATCTTCTCACATATTGCTTCCATTTCCAAAAAGCATACAAATCACAAAATTACTTATACTGTGAAAATCATCAAGGTAAAGATTGTGATCATGCGAAGCAGTCTAATTGTACAAactgtatttatgtaaataacaaatttgcaaaaaatcatTACACATCAGAAATAGCTTGtaatagaaatatgaaatttcaaatccAAAATTAACAGTGTTATTGCAATTATTGACTATCCAGTGAAACCTACTATATTCCCCGTTACCTAggcatgataaaataaaaagaagcgaatGATGATAAAGAAGATGGTGTTGGTGGATTccttacagaataaattaaatatggaaaCCAGTACTGAAAGTTTTGCAGTTGGTAAAATGGCTAGTTGAAACCCTTTAACTACAaaacaaactgaatattttaataaacaaggcCAAAATGTCATATGATCAAAACCTAGTTTCCAGTCTGCAGggtgatagtaaaaaaaatatgaaactatgtgaataataaattaggtaaataaaaaagaacatcgAATTAATAATATAGTGACTGATGGCAGTACTATTGAATCTGAACAGGAAATTGCAAACcagtttaataaattctttagtgAAATTGGAGTGAAGTTAACAGAAAGTtatcaaaatctgaaaaacagCAATATATTGATAACATTAAAACAGTCTCAGACTCAGATATTTGAATCTAACAGATGGAAatgaaatataatcataaaaaagttcaaaaaataaaaaaggaggtgTTGATGGAATACATgcaaatacactaaaaaaaaaaaataaatttatatgtttaccaATATCGCGTAATAAATCTTTACATCATGATTGCTACCACTCCTATGCATTTCAAAGTGGCAGAAGTAATTCCCATCTTCAAACCGGGAAGTAAAAGTAATGTCTCAAGCTAAAGATTGTGATCGTGCTAAGCAGTCTAATTATGCAAactgtatttatgtaaataacaaatttgcaaaaaatcatTACACATCAGAAATAACATGTAATTTAGTTAGCgtttatgaaaaagtattttttatcagaTTAGTTGAATCCCTTGTTATACATAATCTAATGTCATTAAGTCAGTGTGGTTTCAAAAATGTTAggtaataacaaaacttttgcaAATTTAACAGAAAAGTACAGATGTTAGAATTCAGATAATTTCTACTTTCATTGATCTTACCAAAGCCTTTAACTCAgtcaatcataaaattttactaaaagaaactGTAAATATGGAATATGAAGTATAACACACAAATTATTGCAATGTTATCAAgtacaaactataaaaataaataaaacaaaaagtgataTCAGCAATATAAACATAGGTGTTTCTCAAGGAAGAAGTACTAGGACCACTTCTGTTTCTAATATATGTGAATGACATCTTCATATTCTACCTGAAggatacattttcatttatactgATGATACAGTGGTATTAAGCTCAGAAAAAATCTTTGGGAAAATGAATACATATGTTGCTCTTGTAAAttagtggttaattgaaaaccagtTAATAATAGATATTGAAAAGACAGTCGTTATAGCATACTCAAACTGTTCTACAAATTACaccaatttttctgtaaaaattcaaGATCTTGAAATAAAAGGAGTTCAATATACCAAATATCTCTGAATAATTATAGATTCGAATTTAAAATGCAATGAACTTTCAGAAAACTTAACCAAGAAGatgaaatatttactgtttttgtaaaacttttgagCCTTTGGAACTCAAAGACACTACTTTTCTTATACTATGAACCATTTAATAGTACAGTAAGCTAATGGTATAATATAGCTTGGGGGATCAATATATGGTGATTCCTTATACCCACTATCAAaacttaaaaacagaattttgaaaaaataacattttttttttcaaagaacgtaaaagattgaaaaaaatagtgGAAGAAATACTATTAAAGAACCTCTGTCAATAAAACAAACATGAATCTGTGATAAGCTTTcactattaaaaactaaaaaataaatttctgacatCAAATAACACTAACAGAAACAAATCTCTgaacttatcaaatattaaattgaCCATTGGGTACATGATTCACAAtcatatatgaggtctgttcagaaaataaccgaacatatttaattatgcaccaacggagatatttagtggcgtgtgattggcagcattgtgttctgcataacttcctctgtaaccacatgttcttggattgttgatatctcatttagttttcatgttatagtTATCtgtgttttaaatgttaataacaatttctataatgttcaattttcaggagcaacaatacAACGTAAAAGTTTGTGTGAAACTGAGAAAAACTTTCACAAAagcatttcaacttttgaaacaagcttacagagatgatgcggGTCATACGCAATGTTGgtgaatggttttcacaatttaaaagtggtcatcagtcagtTAAAGATGACCCTCAActaggaaggcctttgacttcaacggATGACActcacgttcagaaaatcaacgatctgttGCATGCAAATCACTGATAACTGTCAGAGAACTTACAGAAGAGactagcatctcaattggatcatgccatgacattttgactgaaaaattgaacatgcatctagttgcagcaaagtttgttccttgtttgatgaccgaacagcagaaagaatatAGAGTGGATGTTTGTCTGTAGCTTCTTGAACAAgtcaatgacgatgaaacattgaTGCAAAAGATCATaatgggagatgaaagctgggtttacggctatgacattgagacaaaagttcaattattacagtggattggcaaaggatctccactcTCCAAGAAAGCACATTAGTCTCAATTAAATGTCAAAGTcttgttttctttgattttaatggaattttgaattcttgccgCAAGGTGAAACAATGAACTGTGTGtactatcaaggtgttttacaatggttacatgaaaaaatccacaaaaagagaccTGAGTTCTGGTAAGGCAACTCATGGTTTCTTTACCATGACAATGCGCCCAcatactcagctttgtcaattcgtaaatttgtgccaaaaatcagatgactatcCTCCCATAGCTTTCCTACTAGCCAGACTGGCAActtggaattttttcttatttctgaaattaacatCAGTGATGAAAGAACACCGTTTTGAgactattaaagcaaatttgtcacagaccttaaaggccattttaaaagaaactataCAGGACTGCTTTGCAAAGTGGAAACACCACTGGGAAAATTTGTAAATAGGGGAGGGgaatactttgaaggggacaaagaccaataatctgtaaaattagtaataaagattaaaaaaattaatttcagttattttctgaacagacctcatatatgtTGCTACAGTACATTTCAACAGAGTGCCCAATATATGCACACAGCATTATCAGTGAAATCTTACATtatggaagaataaaataaaaaattatgttttaatgcaaaattgaaggtgatatattttaagtaaataatgaaaaaagaaaattacttactaattttgaattagtttttttttgttgtaaattttatatccaGATCTGCAAATCTAACCGTCAGTAAAACTGATTTACTCTGTTTATGGAGGTGAGTCATGTTACATTTGAGTACTTGAATAATTTGAATTGAAATTGAATTCATAGACTACTCAGAGACACAGGAAGCTTAAATTAAAACCTGAAGAACATGGTAAATCTGAATAACCATATTCAATATGTATACCTGAATTTGTGGAGGATTTGTTAGATGAAATATCTTACCATCCCAAAATAAGTACTAGAGAGCTGGCCTTAGAATTCAGTGTTAGTAATGCAACAGTTTGGAAGGTTTTGCTCAAGCAGCAACTCCATGCCTATCATTATCAGCGAGTACAAGCTATTTTACCTTGAGATTATACTCACATTTTTAGAGAAAATGTactaatctgaattttttaaatattttctttactaatgAAGCCAAATTTATAAGATCGGCCATTCTTAACACCCACAACATGCACATATGGTAAATTAAAAACCTGTTTGCCATTACAGAGAACCATCACCAATATCATTTTTCTGTAAACAATTGGCCTGGTTTTCTGGGTGTCCActtatttgtctgttttttttatctgaaacgCTCAATGgtgaaagatatttacatttgGATGGCTGATTTTccactttttctaaaaaatttgtcAAGAAACACATACAACAAATTGTGGTTTATGCTGATGGGCTCCAGATCATTACAGATTACATATTCAAGATTACCTAAATGAAGCATACCCAAATGGACGGATTAGTCGAGGAATCCCAGTAGCATGGCCTGCAAGGTCTCCTGATCTCAgtcttgactttttttttatgggaCTATTTAAAGACATTTGAATATGATCCCACCGTGGATACCATAGAAGAATTgtgcacaaaaattttaaatgagattgAAAGTCAGACACCTGGCATCTTCGAAAGAATCCAGCAGTCAATGGAAAAcgctgttaaataaattttaattgaaaaaaaaacacagtttgtTTAATTGCCATTGTctgttcattaaatgaaaaacatgtaatgcaaattatttttcaatattaatattatttagaattataatatttttaatattattaaattattatttattacttcataacgttaataatattattccagttgagatcgtgttgagttatttaattttatttggaaggaaatgaaaactgtttttttttttaatctgtagtgactcacttcaagaatttttgcctttctttttcttttttttaatcagtagaTTTGTGTAAATAAGatgtcattttctttgtcataaagtgcttaaaccacctagtacagaatattgagacaagacatattttaccttttattttatcatgATAGTACTTCTGCAGGATCCCGCCTACTCTTtcatgattgaattcattttattaattgcaaattaaataaagatattaaaaaattaccaagatAGTATGTTGCTAAAATAAACAtggagtaataatataatttggttcctcttgatataaaaaagttgcctcaaaataatgtaatataacttATATGACAAGCAGAAAGTTCATTGATTgaagttaaaaacagttttttttttaaattgtacaaatagtcttaaaagttaaaaaatttgaataatttacattatcagTATTGTAAGGAAAATTGTGCTAATGAAACCCACTGAAGTAATTTGTAAATAGTaaagtatattgaaaaattttcagtaaatcttGAAATAAGGAACCATTCATTGTTTGATAAAATGGTTCATAtactttgttaatatttgattttatggatTTCTGCTTTCTGATATAGCTTTTATCTGTGTTTTTATTTCTGCATATTACTTGCATTCATGTGACAAAACTGgggttttatgaaaaaaatggctttatttcattttttttttttcagaatggaagGAAACAACCTGAGAAATCCTACTCAGGCGATAGTTTAACATCTAGCAATGGAAGCATAAAACCAATAGAAAATGGATTTGCAGCTCATACTCCCGATGATGACAGTAAGGTTAAAAAGCGTGTCAATATTTGTGCCGAAGAACAACCTGGAGAAATGACGGCATTAAGACGATCATCAGAAACATCCGATTCAGCTGCAGATAAGTCTGTAACGAGTACAGGTATGGATAAATGTCTGACTATGACTGGAACTATTAAAAGAGGTAAAAAAGCTGGACAGAATTTGGATGTAAGATTAAATATCTCTAGAGAAGAACTTGAAGTTTTAGAAGCTAATATTGCTGCTAAAGAAAGCCAATCGTGGGCATTATGTGGTTTTACTAAAGGACCGCATATATTTCTTTGGACTGTGTTATGTTTTCCTGTTGCAACAATTATTTCAAGCATCTATTCGTTTTATATCTGCACATTGATGtggtataatatttttacgtatataaccgaagagaaaaatttaatttatcgtgTTCTTTTATCACCATTATTAATTTTGCTATATCCATTTATCGTTGTATTATTTACGTTAGGCCTCGGCTTTTATTCTggaattattcaaatttcttgGTATTTAGATAGTTGGTCAAAAGAAATAACTGATTGGGAAAAAGGATTTTACGGTTGGTTGTGTTCAACTATTGGTCTGGAAGATTGTTCACCGTATGAAGTTGTTGTATTAACAGATATACAAGTCACTGCTACAAATCAGGAACCGCCTTCAAAAGATGATTCACAAAACTCTATTCCAGACATTAATTCTTAAAACAATCATtctatatgtaattatatattttttaatgtatttattgttttattgtgatAAGTCATAGAAACTTCCATATCTTCAATAAGTATTTAAGTTAATGTAGTATAATCTtttaaactagtattttttttatcaagtattattttttacatacattttttctagAAAGAAAACCAGTCAGATTGTTTTAGTTTtcagacataaaaaaatcaaaaacaaaaaaattgttttttattgttaaaaagataaaagatggTAATTCTGTAAAAGGAATTACAGTTGTTAgaattgtatactttttattttgtgattaatgactcagaat
This window encodes:
- the LOC142324872 gene encoding transmembrane protein 169 is translated as METQCLPASAESKSLGMTTSLLPVTDMSLQIENGRKQPEKSYSGDSLTSSNGSIKPIENGFAAHTPDDDSKVKKRVNICAEEQPGEMTALRRSSETSDSAADKSVTSTGMDKCLTMTGTIKRGKKAGQNLDVRLNISREELEVLEANIAAKESQSWALCGFTKGPHIFLWTVLCFPVATIISSIYSFYICTLMWYNIFTYITEEKNLIYRVLLSPLLILLYPFIVVLFTLGLGFYSGIIQISWYLDSWSKEITDWEKGFYGWLCSTIGLEDCSPYEVVVLTDIQVTATNQEPPSKDDSQNSIPDINS